In Haliaeetus albicilla chromosome 12, bHalAlb1.1, whole genome shotgun sequence, a genomic segment contains:
- the MYCBPAP gene encoding MYCBP-associated protein isoform X1 produces the protein MAPGRGAGRRDAAALLGARPGPARREPRPGTPPDKKEKTHELSSSAIAEESEPVSCVLQGDDIQALAIKVEDLEKLRAPYLPHDAGRIPVRKEYLVRKYRPRETKKATHLLVACRASPKAHREPLTFSGPGLFGDGCEEILPHHILGSLQEFKMEALARGNTQIADFIEVSHPDVTAAALKEEHGGEKKKNVHQTPLAEHKALQNWHRNMAIRKKQEKYLGEILQRPENELLMSISEDYRQIQEERDIIDRSLPALLPGKGYRRGSEFWSQPERIGDELTGLTMTLTQRERGYPEPVTHVGKPHTVRMETGVKPPKRIPFHLTWDKSLFLKHRRQELKSVLEELDFYKPDLDGLEVIGKGQPFTSVSTEPFPHSTTSEESETLSDTSRDYPDVVPEAVLGPSLDFCGQPARWISCITSCRNQIGIAARLTFETLAGEKAESSLMVSNDGTTAIWYNWMRLPQQIPSRETKGKRMQCFYFDTRPGVILPGETRKFFFLFKSERAGIFSESWEFGTHPLLLGGALLQVTLWGIAVYEDKLADLREKLESDLAAREGATIVEESLKELLVRIRTPERTPSPVGAYATEEELFHQKNPELHYQHRVVKQLHELWRQHMTVPSALEEKVPSGQKSTAEDMQFQEGTSEALPAQSSTTEVPCWKNTLQEALSQMMNVEEEEPGPSGWNLSLEDFKQAIKSIPEAEQREEALTQLNKAALELCVGQRPTQSDLLYQTCLQLWRETIDGLVSHSLKLRSLLGLPEKDTYVDVVPEETVEVKQPIKGGKEDRTTTRKEERRSFGGKDKEGKKRTTKTAGREKEECPSSRKLKVKDEKKLKSATSSQEVKEGAQSVEAVTTDRVEPLQEQVDPILFATYQEKLYIEVYGLLDSMVSKMVSLFEELKKKGALKWESEGLYN, from the exons ATGGCGCCCGGGCGCGGAGCGGGCCGGCGGGATGCGGCGGCGTTGCtgggggcccggcccggcccggcccggcgggagCCCCGACCCGGTACACCCCCGG acaagaaggaaaagacacaTGAACTGTCCTCCTCGGCAATTGCGGAAGAGTCTGAGCCTGTTTCATGTGTTCTGCAAGGAGATGACATCCAGGCGCTTGCAATTAAGGTGGAGGACCTGGagaaa ctCCGTGCTCCATACCTTCCTCATGATGCTGGGAGAATTCCAGTTAGGAAGGAATACCTTGTTCGAAAATATCGACCCAGAGAGACAAAGAAGGCAACACATCTCCTCGTAGCATGTCGTGCTTCCCCAAAAGCACACAGGGAACCACTGACTTTTTCTG GACCAGGACTGTTTGGTGATGGCTGTGAAGAGATTCTCCCCCATCACATTTTGGGAAGTCTCCAGGAGTTCAAGATGGAAGCCTTAGCCAGAGGAAACACTCAG aTAGCAGATTTTATTGAGGTTTCTCATCCAGATGTTACTGCAGCAGCTTTAAAAGAGGAACAtggaggagagaagaagaaaaatgttcatcAGACCCCACTGGCAGAGCACAAAGCTCTCCAGAACTGGCACCGTAATATGGCAATCaggaagaagcaggagaaaTATCTAGGAG AAATTCTTCAAAGGCCAGAGAATGAACTGCTCATGAGCATCTCAGAGGATTACAGGCAAATCCAGGAAGAACGTGACATCATTGACCGGAgtctccctgccctgcttcctGGAAAG GGTTACCGAAGAGGAAGCGAGTTCTGGAGCCAGCCCGAGCGTATTGGAGATGAACTCACAGGCTTGACGATGACACTGACTCAGAGAGAACGTGGCTACCCAGAGCCAGTCACTCATGTGGGGAAGCCCCACACTGTCCGGATGGAAACGG GTGTGAAGCCTCCAAAGAGGATTCCTTTCCATCTAACCTGGGATAAAAGTCTTTTCCTGAAACATCGACGGCAGGAGCTAAAATCTGTCCTAGAGGAGCTAGATTTTTATAAGCCG GATCTGGATGGACTGGAGGTGATCGGTAAAGGGCAGCCTTTCACATCTGTCTCAACAGAGCCTTTTCCGCATTCCACCACTTCTGAAGAGTCTGAGACCCT caGTGACACCTCAAGGGACTACCCTGATGTGGTTCCAGAAGCAGTACTGGGTCCATCTTTAGATTTCTGTGGCCAGCCTGCTCGTTGGATCAGCTGCATCACTTCTTGCAGG AATCAAATTGGCATTGCTGCCCGGCTCACCTTTGAGACTCTGGCTGGTGAAAAAGCTGAAAGCTCCCTGATGGTGAGCAATGATGGCACAACTGCCATCTGGTATAACTGGATGAGGCTTCCCCAGCAGATTCCCTCCAGAGAAACCAAGGGGAAGAGGATGCAGTGTTTTTACTTTGATACCAGACCAG GTGTAATTTTGCCTGGGGAAACTaggaagtttttctttcttttcaagtcAGAGAGAGCAGGCATTTTCAGCGAGTCCTGGGAATTTGGGACACATCCTTTGTTATTAGGAGGAGCTCTGCTGCAGGTGACCCTTTGGGGAATTGCTGTGTATGAGGATAAATTGGCTGACCTCAGAGAGAAACTGGAG AGTGACCTGGCTGCTCGAGAAGGTGCTACTATAGTAGAAGAGAGTCTGAAGGAACTTCTTGTCCGAATTCGGACCCCAGAGCGCACCCCATCTCCTGTGGGTGCCTATGCCACAGAGGAAGAGTTGTTCCACCAGAAGAATCCCGAG TTGCATTATCAGCATCGAGTGGTAAAGCAGCTGCATGAACTATGGAGACAGCACATGACTGTTCCTTCAGCCCTTGAGGAGAAAGTGCCCTCGGGCCAGAAGAGCACTGCGGAGGACATGCAGTTCCAGGAGGGTACCTCAGAGGCtctccctgctcagagcagcacCACAGAGGTCCCATGCTGGAAGAACACACTCCAGGAGGCTCTGAGTCAAATGATGAatgtggaggaggaagaacCAGGCCCCTCAGGATGGAACCTCTCCTTAGAAGACTTTAAGCAG GCTATAAAGTCAATCCCCGAGGCGGAGCAGCGAGAAGAAGCACTGACCCAGCTCAATAAGGCAGCACTGGAGCTTTGCGTTGGACAGAGGCCAACTCAGTCAGACCTTTTGTATCAAACCTG TCTCCAACTGTGGCGTGAAACAATCGATGGTCTGGTGAGTCACTCTCTGAAGCTGAGATCCCTGCTTGGCTTGCCTGAGAAGGACACCTACGTAGATGTTGTTCCAGAGGAAACAG TGGAAGTAAAGCAACCtataaaaggaggaaaggaagacagAACAACTACtaggaaagaagagagaaggtcATTTGGTGGTAAGGataaagaaggcaaaaaaagaacaacaaagacagcaggcagagagaaggag GAATGTCCAAGCAGCAGAAAGTTAAAAgtaaaagatgagaaaaagctgaaatctgCCACTTCATCGCAGGAGGTGAAAGAGGGAGCACAGAGCGTGGAAGCTGTAACTACAGATAGAGTTGAGCCTCTTCAGGAGCAGGTGGACCCTATTTTGTTTGCAACATACCAGGAAAAGCTTTATATTGAA GTTTATGGACTGCTGGATTCAATGGTGAGCAAAATGGTTTCTTTATTTGAGgaactaaagaaaaaaggtgcTCTAAAGTGGGAGAGTGAAGGCCTTTATAACTAG
- the RSAD1 gene encoding radical S-adenosyl methionine domain-containing protein 1, mitochondrial: protein MAARGWRPAAAAIAAGRPGGGGGPGRGSEPVPEPAAPATAALYVHWPYCRKRCSYCNFNKYVVPAVDEAAVRACLVREARTLLHLSQVQSITSVFFGGGTPSLASPRTIGAVLEAVAGAAHLPAGAEVTLEANPGSAGTPRLAGFREAGINRLSIGVQSLDDAELRLLGREHTAAEARGAVEAARGLFPGRTSIDLLFGLPGQSQDTWTRWLEAALGLCDDHVSLYQLTLERGTVLAAQVWGGALPMPPQDLLADMYQTARAMLVAAGFRHYEVSNFARKGALSTHNLSYWRAEQYIGVGPGAHGRFVPWGEGGRSREARVQTLEPDAWMREVQSHGHGTRKRVVLSPLEQLEEVLALGLRTDEGITHERWRQFSPHLSLEAVFGVPGEAKDLQQQGWLVLDCGGLRCSWEGLALLDSLLPDLLCQLQHRWALPAALPRPGRGAEEKPGGGQGR from the exons ATGGCGGCGCGGGGgtggcggccggcggcggcggcgatcgctgcggggcggcccggcgggggcggcggtCCGGGACGGGGATCGGAACCGGTCCCGGAACCGGCCGCCCCCGCTACAGCCGCGCTCTACGTGCAT TGGCCCTACTGCCGCAAGCGCTGCTCCTACTGCAACTTCAACAAGTACGTGGTGCCGGCGGTGGACGAGGCGGCCGTGCGCGCCTGCCTGGTGCGGGAGGCACGCACCCTGCTCCACCTCAGCCAGGTGCAGAG CATCACCTCTGTCTTCTTCGGAGGGggcacccccagcctggccaGCCCCCGCACCATCGGAGCAGTGCTGGAGGCCGTCGCGGGGGCTGCCCACCTCCCCGCCGGCGCCGAGGTCACGCTGGAGGCCAACCCCGGCTCTGCCGGCACACCGCGCCTCGCCGGCTTCAGGGAAGCTGGCATCAACCGCCTCTCCATCGGCGTCCAG TCTCTGGACGACGCAGAGCTGCGGCTGCTGGGCCGGGAGCACACGGCAGCGGAGGCGCGGGGGGCCGTGGAGGCGGCGCGGGGGCTCTTCCCCGGCCGAACCTCCATCGACCTCCTCTTCGGGCTGCCGGGGCAGAGCCAGGACACCTGGACCCGGTGGCTGGAGGCGGCACTGGGGCTCTGCGACGACCACGTTTCCCTGTACCAGCTGACGCTGGAGCGGGGCACGGTGCTGGCGGCGCAGGTCTGGGGGGGGGCCCTGCCCATGCCCCCCCAGGACCTCCTGGCTGACATGTACCAGACAGCCCGTGCCATGCTGGTGGCTGCTGGCTTCCGGCACTATGAGGTCTCCAATTTTGCAAGGAAG GGCGCCCTCAGCACGCACAACCTCTCGTACTGGCGGGCCGAGCAATACATCGGCGTGGGGCCGG GAGCGCATGGGCGGTTTGTGCCATGGGGTGAGGGTGGCCGCAGCCGGGAGGCCCGTGTCCAGACGCTGGAGCCTGATGCCTGGATGCGGGAGGTGCAGAGCCACGGGCACGGCACCAGGAAGCGGGTGGTGCTGAGCCCGCTGGAGCA GCTGGAGGAGGTGCTCGCCCTGGGACTTCGCACGGACGAGGGCATCACCCATGAG CGCTGGAGGCAATTCTCCCCCCACCTCAGCCTGGAGGCCGTGTTCGGGGTGCCGGGGGAGGCGAAGGATCTACAGCAGCAGGGTTGGCTGGTCCTGGACTGCGG CGGCCTGCGGTGCAGCTGGGAGGGCCTGGCCCTACTGGACTCCCTGCTGCCCGacctgctctgccagctgcagcaccGCTGGGCCCTGCCAGCCGCCCTGCCGCGCCCTGGCCGGGGAGCTGAGGAGAAACCCGGCGGGGGACAGGGCCGGTAG
- the MYCBPAP gene encoding MYCBP-associated protein isoform X2 has translation MAPGRGAGRRDAAALLGARPGPARREPRPDKKEKTHELSSSAIAEESEPVSCVLQGDDIQALAIKVEDLEKLRAPYLPHDAGRIPVRKEYLVRKYRPRETKKATHLLVACRASPKAHREPLTFSGPGLFGDGCEEILPHHILGSLQEFKMEALARGNTQIADFIEVSHPDVTAAALKEEHGGEKKKNVHQTPLAEHKALQNWHRNMAIRKKQEKYLGEILQRPENELLMSISEDYRQIQEERDIIDRSLPALLPGKGYRRGSEFWSQPERIGDELTGLTMTLTQRERGYPEPVTHVGKPHTVRMETGVKPPKRIPFHLTWDKSLFLKHRRQELKSVLEELDFYKPDLDGLEVIGKGQPFTSVSTEPFPHSTTSEESETLSDTSRDYPDVVPEAVLGPSLDFCGQPARWISCITSCRNQIGIAARLTFETLAGEKAESSLMVSNDGTTAIWYNWMRLPQQIPSRETKGKRMQCFYFDTRPGVILPGETRKFFFLFKSERAGIFSESWEFGTHPLLLGGALLQVTLWGIAVYEDKLADLREKLESDLAAREGATIVEESLKELLVRIRTPERTPSPVGAYATEEELFHQKNPELHYQHRVVKQLHELWRQHMTVPSALEEKVPSGQKSTAEDMQFQEGTSEALPAQSSTTEVPCWKNTLQEALSQMMNVEEEEPGPSGWNLSLEDFKQAIKSIPEAEQREEALTQLNKAALELCVGQRPTQSDLLYQTCLQLWRETIDGLVSHSLKLRSLLGLPEKDTYVDVVPEETVEVKQPIKGGKEDRTTTRKEERRSFGGKDKEGKKRTTKTAGREKEECPSSRKLKVKDEKKLKSATSSQEVKEGAQSVEAVTTDRVEPLQEQVDPILFATYQEKLYIEVYGLLDSMVSKMVSLFEELKKKGALKWESEGLYN, from the exons ATGGCGCCCGGGCGCGGAGCGGGCCGGCGGGATGCGGCGGCGTTGCtgggggcccggcccggcccggcccggcgggagCCCCGACCCG acaagaaggaaaagacacaTGAACTGTCCTCCTCGGCAATTGCGGAAGAGTCTGAGCCTGTTTCATGTGTTCTGCAAGGAGATGACATCCAGGCGCTTGCAATTAAGGTGGAGGACCTGGagaaa ctCCGTGCTCCATACCTTCCTCATGATGCTGGGAGAATTCCAGTTAGGAAGGAATACCTTGTTCGAAAATATCGACCCAGAGAGACAAAGAAGGCAACACATCTCCTCGTAGCATGTCGTGCTTCCCCAAAAGCACACAGGGAACCACTGACTTTTTCTG GACCAGGACTGTTTGGTGATGGCTGTGAAGAGATTCTCCCCCATCACATTTTGGGAAGTCTCCAGGAGTTCAAGATGGAAGCCTTAGCCAGAGGAAACACTCAG aTAGCAGATTTTATTGAGGTTTCTCATCCAGATGTTACTGCAGCAGCTTTAAAAGAGGAACAtggaggagagaagaagaaaaatgttcatcAGACCCCACTGGCAGAGCACAAAGCTCTCCAGAACTGGCACCGTAATATGGCAATCaggaagaagcaggagaaaTATCTAGGAG AAATTCTTCAAAGGCCAGAGAATGAACTGCTCATGAGCATCTCAGAGGATTACAGGCAAATCCAGGAAGAACGTGACATCATTGACCGGAgtctccctgccctgcttcctGGAAAG GGTTACCGAAGAGGAAGCGAGTTCTGGAGCCAGCCCGAGCGTATTGGAGATGAACTCACAGGCTTGACGATGACACTGACTCAGAGAGAACGTGGCTACCCAGAGCCAGTCACTCATGTGGGGAAGCCCCACACTGTCCGGATGGAAACGG GTGTGAAGCCTCCAAAGAGGATTCCTTTCCATCTAACCTGGGATAAAAGTCTTTTCCTGAAACATCGACGGCAGGAGCTAAAATCTGTCCTAGAGGAGCTAGATTTTTATAAGCCG GATCTGGATGGACTGGAGGTGATCGGTAAAGGGCAGCCTTTCACATCTGTCTCAACAGAGCCTTTTCCGCATTCCACCACTTCTGAAGAGTCTGAGACCCT caGTGACACCTCAAGGGACTACCCTGATGTGGTTCCAGAAGCAGTACTGGGTCCATCTTTAGATTTCTGTGGCCAGCCTGCTCGTTGGATCAGCTGCATCACTTCTTGCAGG AATCAAATTGGCATTGCTGCCCGGCTCACCTTTGAGACTCTGGCTGGTGAAAAAGCTGAAAGCTCCCTGATGGTGAGCAATGATGGCACAACTGCCATCTGGTATAACTGGATGAGGCTTCCCCAGCAGATTCCCTCCAGAGAAACCAAGGGGAAGAGGATGCAGTGTTTTTACTTTGATACCAGACCAG GTGTAATTTTGCCTGGGGAAACTaggaagtttttctttcttttcaagtcAGAGAGAGCAGGCATTTTCAGCGAGTCCTGGGAATTTGGGACACATCCTTTGTTATTAGGAGGAGCTCTGCTGCAGGTGACCCTTTGGGGAATTGCTGTGTATGAGGATAAATTGGCTGACCTCAGAGAGAAACTGGAG AGTGACCTGGCTGCTCGAGAAGGTGCTACTATAGTAGAAGAGAGTCTGAAGGAACTTCTTGTCCGAATTCGGACCCCAGAGCGCACCCCATCTCCTGTGGGTGCCTATGCCACAGAGGAAGAGTTGTTCCACCAGAAGAATCCCGAG TTGCATTATCAGCATCGAGTGGTAAAGCAGCTGCATGAACTATGGAGACAGCACATGACTGTTCCTTCAGCCCTTGAGGAGAAAGTGCCCTCGGGCCAGAAGAGCACTGCGGAGGACATGCAGTTCCAGGAGGGTACCTCAGAGGCtctccctgctcagagcagcacCACAGAGGTCCCATGCTGGAAGAACACACTCCAGGAGGCTCTGAGTCAAATGATGAatgtggaggaggaagaacCAGGCCCCTCAGGATGGAACCTCTCCTTAGAAGACTTTAAGCAG GCTATAAAGTCAATCCCCGAGGCGGAGCAGCGAGAAGAAGCACTGACCCAGCTCAATAAGGCAGCACTGGAGCTTTGCGTTGGACAGAGGCCAACTCAGTCAGACCTTTTGTATCAAACCTG TCTCCAACTGTGGCGTGAAACAATCGATGGTCTGGTGAGTCACTCTCTGAAGCTGAGATCCCTGCTTGGCTTGCCTGAGAAGGACACCTACGTAGATGTTGTTCCAGAGGAAACAG TGGAAGTAAAGCAACCtataaaaggaggaaaggaagacagAACAACTACtaggaaagaagagagaaggtcATTTGGTGGTAAGGataaagaaggcaaaaaaagaacaacaaagacagcaggcagagagaaggag GAATGTCCAAGCAGCAGAAAGTTAAAAgtaaaagatgagaaaaagctgaaatctgCCACTTCATCGCAGGAGGTGAAAGAGGGAGCACAGAGCGTGGAAGCTGTAACTACAGATAGAGTTGAGCCTCTTCAGGAGCAGGTGGACCCTATTTTGTTTGCAACATACCAGGAAAAGCTTTATATTGAA GTTTATGGACTGCTGGATTCAATGGTGAGCAAAATGGTTTCTTTATTTGAGgaactaaagaaaaaaggtgcTCTAAAGTGGGAGAGTGAAGGCCTTTATAACTAG